Proteins from a single region of Candidatus Binatia bacterium:
- a CDS encoding MarC family protein, translated as MDVRFVATAFATAFTIIDPIGMIPMTLGTTARVSPQRRNQIIDQAVLVATGVIVFMGVVGRVILDYLGITLPAFMIAGGILLFLIAIDMLFARPTRAKSTEAEEREAAAGENPAVFPLAVPMIAGPGTIATVLLLVNLSHGDRLELVVVAAAYATALFVTWLCMRGSSLLQRVIGTTGIHVISRLLGIILAALAVQFVLNGLGATPLLRR; from the coding sequence ATGGACGTCCGGTTCGTCGCCACCGCATTCGCGACCGCATTCACGATCATCGACCCGATCGGCATGATTCCGATGACGCTCGGGACGACGGCGCGCGTCTCGCCGCAGCGCCGGAATCAGATCATAGATCAGGCGGTCCTGGTCGCGACCGGCGTCATCGTCTTCATGGGCGTCGTCGGCCGCGTCATCCTCGATTACCTCGGCATCACGCTGCCGGCCTTCATGATCGCCGGCGGCATTCTGCTCTTCCTGATCGCGATCGACATGCTCTTCGCGCGGCCAACGCGAGCCAAGAGCACCGAAGCCGAAGAACGCGAGGCGGCCGCGGGAGAGAACCCGGCGGTCTTTCCGCTCGCGGTCCCGATGATCGCAGGTCCCGGAACGATCGCGACCGTGCTGCTACTCGTGAATCTCTCGCACGGGGATCGCCTCGAACTCGTCGTCGTCGCGGCGGCGTACGCGACCGCGCTCTTCGTGACGTGGCTCTGCATGCGCGGATCGTCGCTCCTGCAGCGCGTGATCGGGACGACCGGAATTCACGTCATCAGCCGTCTGCTCGGCATCATTCTGGCCGCGTTGGCCGTGCAGTTCGTGCTCAACGGGCTCGGAGCGACGCCGTTGCTACGGCGCTGA
- a CDS encoding alpha-hydroxy acid oxidase, with protein sequence MKANVKRVNRAVNVADLRRLAERRLPRVVFDYIDGGADGEATMRENCRVFERVTFQPRNAVANAACNLRTTVLGTQLELPFLLAPVGSSRLFYPRGECAVAAQAAAAGTAYVLSTLSGCRLEEVRAASSGPLWYQLYLIGGRDVASAAIARARDAGYRALAVTIDTAVSGQRERDVRNGAKELLSGTLSERLPYVAQIAARPRWLFGFLQDGGLMSFPNVVIDGKPMPYADVGAALERSTVSWSDLGWIREIWRGPIVIKGVMTPHDARLAVEAGADAIVVSNHGGRQLDGVASTLRALPAIVAAAGGRTEILLDGGIRRGSDVVKALCLGARAVLIGRAYAYGLGAAGGAGVARAIEILREGIVRTLRLIGCHDVGALDASYVEYERL encoded by the coding sequence ATGAAGGCAAACGTCAAGCGCGTGAACCGCGCGGTCAACGTCGCCGACCTGCGCCGGCTCGCCGAGCGGCGGCTTCCGCGCGTCGTCTTCGATTATATCGACGGGGGCGCCGACGGCGAGGCGACGATGCGCGAGAACTGCCGGGTATTCGAACGCGTGACGTTCCAGCCGCGCAACGCCGTGGCGAACGCAGCCTGCAACCTCCGCACGACGGTCCTGGGTACGCAACTCGAGCTGCCCTTCTTGCTCGCCCCCGTCGGCAGCAGCCGGCTCTTCTATCCGCGCGGCGAGTGCGCCGTCGCGGCGCAAGCCGCGGCCGCGGGAACGGCGTACGTCCTCTCGACGCTCTCGGGCTGCCGTCTCGAGGAGGTCCGGGCCGCGTCGAGCGGACCGCTCTGGTATCAACTCTATTTGATCGGCGGACGCGACGTCGCGAGCGCGGCGATCGCCCGCGCGCGCGACGCCGGCTATCGTGCGCTCGCCGTCACGATCGACACCGCCGTGTCCGGGCAGCGCGAACGCGACGTTCGCAACGGAGCGAAAGAGCTTTTGAGCGGAACGCTTTCCGAGAGGCTGCCCTACGTGGCGCAGATCGCCGCTCGCCCGCGATGGCTCTTCGGTTTCTTGCAAGACGGCGGTTTGATGAGTTTTCCCAACGTCGTAATTGACGGGAAGCCCATGCCGTACGCGGACGTCGGCGCGGCGCTCGAACGCTCGACGGTCTCCTGGAGCGATCTCGGCTGGATTCGCGAGATTTGGCGCGGTCCGATCGTGATCAAGGGCGTGATGACGCCGCACGACGCGCGGCTCGCCGTCGAGGCGGGAGCCGACGCGATCGTCGTCTCGAACCACGGCGGGCGTCAGCTCGACGGCGTCGCGTCGACGCTGCGCGCGCTCCCCGCCATCGTTGCGGCCGCGGGCGGACGGACGGAGATTCTCCTCGACGGAGGGATTCGGCGCGGAAGCGACGTCGTGAAGGCGCTCTGCCTCGGCGCTCGCGCGGTGCTGATCGGCCGTGCCTACGCCTACGGTCTCGGCGCCGCGGGAGGCGCCGGCGTCGCCCGAGCCATCGAGATCCTGCGCGAGGGCATCGTGCGGACGCTCCGGTTGATCGGCTGTCACGACGTCGGCGCACTCGACGCGTCGTACGTCGAGTACGAGCGCTTGTAA
- a CDS encoding cupredoxin domain-containing protein, with protein sequence MKSHLPISTIALAIAILTIPAPLTAHPSIDIVASNWKFTPSTIELHVGQQTTLRLTSSEGVHGLQSDDLGIPLTTITPGSFTSVNVTPKKAGTYVLHCAVVCGAGHANMTLTVNVVP encoded by the coding sequence ATGAAGAGCCATTTGCCGATCTCGACGATCGCGCTCGCCATCGCAATCCTAACGATTCCCGCCCCGCTGACCGCTCATCCGAGCATCGATATCGTCGCGTCAAACTGGAAGTTCACGCCGTCGACGATCGAGTTGCACGTCGGCCAACAGACGACGCTGCGCCTGACGTCGAGCGAAGGCGTCCACGGCCTCCAATCCGACGACTTAGGCATACCTCTAACGACAATCACCCCCGGTTCGTTCACGAGCGTGAACGTCACGCCGAAGAAGGCCGGTACCTACGTGCTCCACTGCGCGGTCGTCTGCGGCGCCGGCCACGCCAATATGACCTTGACCGTGAACGTCGTGCCGTGA
- a CDS encoding DUF4127 family protein produces MPLLALFLATIVFLPLDDRPVTAQLPVMLGRIAGVAVDAPPPRLLGRGLDPGRSDALIAWLNREAAHARSDAFVISSDMLAYGGLIASRVPGVSYADAYSRLREIEHLRARRPKAWIGTFGTIMRLAPTGVPAGTPFFAAYPAWTYLQEYAGLHDPPLPSEAARAQQLAQAIGPATLEAYLATRARDVAVDRLLLKMTAAGTIDRLVLGQDDAGPAGLHVREVALLQAELSAQNLTERASIEPGADELGMALVARAIARSAAWQPRVAVRYSTPDGASYQDPIEYAPVSTAIDALIRLCGGVRDDGAPEIVLYVRIPKTSADRDDAFAAAMAGDAAAGRSVALADLSYLTSYGDQAAFARSILSSGLAARLDAYASWNTNANTVGCALAEAIAAGAGRRMRTYDALAHRTFTFVRFLDDYAFHDVVRPDLNATLAAQGITDHTLLAPEVAASLERRESALLWEYAGAILPQLDPGYHIAAMTIDLPWNRTFEAGIEAGLAPNI; encoded by the coding sequence ATGCCGTTGCTCGCGCTCTTTCTTGCGACGATCGTCTTTCTTCCGCTCGACGATCGGCCGGTGACGGCGCAACTGCCGGTGATGCTCGGCCGAATCGCCGGCGTCGCCGTCGACGCTCCGCCGCCTCGACTGCTCGGCCGCGGGCTCGATCCCGGACGATCCGATGCCTTGATTGCGTGGCTCAATCGAGAAGCGGCGCACGCGCGCAGCGATGCGTTCGTCATCTCGTCCGACATGCTCGCGTACGGCGGCTTGATCGCGTCGCGCGTCCCGGGCGTCTCGTACGCCGACGCGTACTCGCGCCTGCGCGAGATCGAACATCTGCGCGCGCGGCGTCCGAAGGCGTGGATCGGCACCTTCGGGACGATCATGCGCCTCGCCCCAACCGGCGTTCCGGCGGGGACGCCGTTCTTCGCCGCGTATCCGGCTTGGACGTACCTGCAAGAGTATGCCGGCTTGCACGATCCCCCGCTTCCGAGCGAAGCGGCGCGCGCGCAGCAACTCGCGCAGGCGATCGGTCCCGCGACGCTCGAGGCATACCTCGCCACGCGGGCCCGCGACGTGGCCGTCGACCGGCTCCTGCTGAAAATGACCGCCGCAGGCACGATCGACCGGCTGGTTCTCGGCCAGGACGACGCCGGACCGGCCGGCCTGCACGTGCGGGAGGTCGCGCTCTTGCAGGCCGAGCTCTCCGCGCAAAACCTCACCGAGCGCGCCTCCATCGAGCCCGGCGCCGACGAGCTGGGGATGGCGCTGGTCGCGCGTGCGATCGCGCGCTCTGCGGCGTGGCAACCTCGCGTCGCCGTGCGATACTCCACGCCCGACGGGGCGTCGTATCAGGATCCGATCGAGTACGCGCCCGTTTCGACCGCGATAGATGCGCTGATCCGATTATGCGGCGGCGTGCGCGACGACGGCGCGCCGGAGATCGTGCTCTACGTGCGGATTCCAAAGACGAGCGCGGATCGAGACGACGCGTTCGCAGCGGCGATGGCAGGCGACGCGGCCGCCGGCCGCTCCGTCGCGCTCGCCGATCTCTCGTATCTGACGTCGTACGGCGATCAGGCGGCCTTCGCCAGGAGCATTCTATCCTCAGGGCTCGCCGCGCGTCTCGATGCGTATGCATCGTGGAACACCAACGCGAACACGGTAGGCTGCGCTCTGGCCGAAGCGATTGCCGCGGGCGCCGGACGCCGCATGCGGACCTACGACGCGCTCGCCCACCGCACGTTCACGTTCGTCCGCTTCCTCGACGACTATGCGTTTCACGACGTAGTGCGCCCCGATCTCAACGCGACGCTCGCCGCGCAAGGAATTACGGATCATACGCTGCTCGCGCCGGAGGTTGCGGCGTCGCTCGAGCGGCGCGAGAGCGCGCTGCTCTGGGAGTACGCCGGAGCGATTCTGCCGCAGCTCGACCCCGGCTATCACATCGCCGCGATGACGATCGATCTTCCGTGGAACCGGACCTTCGAAGCGGGCATCGAGGCCGGGCTCGCGCCGAACATCTGA
- a CDS encoding N-acetylmuramic acid 6-phosphate etherase — MSDLPPTEARSERSAGLDLLSTPALVELLVAEQRDAVEAVLAQNEALARAVDEIARRLERGGRLHYVGAGSSGRIAALDAAEMPPTFGTPPDLVCAHVAGGTEALTRAVEGAEDDAAAGGAAMDRCAPCDAVVGISASGEAAFVVGAVVRARAAGAYTLAITSAAGSSLARAAGDRVVLDTGAEALTGSTRLKAGTAQKVALNALSTAIMIRLGKVYDNFMVDLVAENEKLRGRALRLVRTIAGVDERRARELLDAAGGGVKVAIVMERRGLDATEARALLERHGGVLRRLL; from the coding sequence GTGAGCGATCTTCCGCCGACCGAGGCGCGCAGCGAACGCAGCGCCGGGCTCGACCTGTTGAGCACGCCCGCGCTCGTCGAACTCCTCGTTGCCGAGCAGCGCGACGCGGTCGAAGCGGTGCTCGCGCAGAACGAGGCGCTCGCGCGCGCCGTTGACGAGATCGCGCGACGGCTCGAGCGCGGCGGTAGACTGCACTACGTCGGCGCCGGGAGCAGCGGGCGCATCGCCGCGCTCGATGCGGCGGAGATGCCGCCGACGTTCGGAACGCCGCCCGATCTCGTGTGCGCGCACGTCGCCGGAGGGACCGAGGCGCTGACGCGCGCCGTCGAAGGCGCCGAAGACGATGCAGCGGCGGGCGGCGCGGCGATGGACCGGTGTGCGCCGTGCGACGCCGTTGTCGGGATCTCCGCGAGCGGCGAGGCGGCGTTCGTCGTGGGAGCGGTCGTGCGAGCCCGCGCCGCCGGCGCGTATACCCTCGCGATAACCTCCGCGGCCGGCTCCTCGCTCGCGCGTGCCGCTGGAGATCGAGTCGTTCTCGATACGGGTGCGGAAGCGCTGACGGGCTCGACGCGCCTGAAGGCCGGTACGGCGCAGAAGGTCGCGCTCAACGCTCTCTCGACCGCGATCATGATCCGTCTCGGCAAGGTCTACGATAACTTCATGGTGGATCTCGTCGCCGAGAACGAGAAACTGCGCGGGCGCGCGCTGCGCCTCGTTCGAACGATCGCGGGAGTCGACGAGCGCCGCGCCCGCGAACTGCTCGACGCGGCCGGTGGCGGCGTCAAGGTTGCGATCGTCATGGAACGGCGCGGGCTCGATGCGACGGAAGCGCGCGCGCTGCTCGAACGCCATGGCGGCGTCCTTCGACGGCTGCTCTGA
- a CDS encoding anhydro-N-acetylmuramic acid kinase: MRAVGVMSGTSLDGVDAALVEIAPRASGYAIELLRFETRPFDDDLRDDLAAALPPNAGSVAAVARLHRRLGLAFADSARGVAGGEALGYVASHGQTLWHDGAAHVTLQAGDPFAIREALDATVCYDFRSADCAAGGEGAPLVAYVDALLLGSEAEDRVALNLGGIANVSLLRRGAAASETIAFDTGPGNMLLDAFVRERTGGERGFDRDGALAAGGRVNAALLSAMLSDPYFASAPPKTTGRERFGAQFLALHRDALAALSLEDGAATLTELTAASAAQAIAGAGFSGALVVASGGGARNRSLLARIGARLGGARVETSDAMGIAADAKEAIAFAVLGYETLRERIANVPAATGASRGVVLGAIAPRRLRDLLAKVAGECGART; encoded by the coding sequence ATGCGCGCCGTCGGCGTAATGAGTGGAACGTCGCTCGACGGAGTCGATGCGGCTCTCGTTGAGATCGCACCGCGCGCCTCCGGCTACGCGATCGAGCTGCTGCGCTTTGAGACGCGGCCGTTCGACGACGATCTGCGCGACGACCTGGCGGCGGCGCTGCCCCCGAACGCCGGGAGCGTCGCCGCGGTCGCGAGGCTTCACCGCCGGCTCGGTCTCGCCTTCGCCGATTCCGCGCGCGGCGTCGCCGGCGGCGAGGCTCTCGGCTACGTAGCGTCGCACGGCCAGACGCTCTGGCACGACGGCGCCGCGCACGTGACGTTGCAGGCCGGCGATCCGTTCGCGATCCGAGAGGCGCTCGATGCGACGGTCTGCTACGATTTCCGCAGCGCCGATTGCGCGGCGGGCGGGGAAGGGGCGCCGCTCGTCGCCTACGTTGACGCGCTGCTCTTGGGAAGCGAAGCAGAAGACCGGGTCGCTCTCAACCTGGGGGGAATCGCAAACGTCTCGCTGTTGCGGCGAGGCGCCGCCGCGAGCGAGACGATCGCTTTCGACACCGGCCCCGGCAACATGCTTCTCGATGCTTTCGTCCGCGAGCGCACCGGCGGCGAGCGAGGTTTCGACCGGGACGGCGCGCTCGCCGCCGGCGGGCGCGTGAACGCGGCGCTGCTCTCCGCGATGCTCTCCGATCCGTACTTCGCGTCTGCGCCGCCGAAGACGACCGGACGCGAGCGTTTCGGCGCGCAATTTCTTGCGCTCCATCGCGACGCGCTCGCCGCGCTCTCGCTCGAAGACGGCGCGGCGACGCTGACCGAGCTGACCGCGGCGTCGGCGGCGCAAGCGATCGCCGGCGCGGGCTTTTCCGGCGCGCTCGTCGTCGCCTCGGGGGGCGGCGCGCGAAATCGCTCGCTCTTGGCGCGGATCGGCGCACGCTTGGGCGGCGCGCGCGTCGAAACGTCGGATGCGATGGGGATTGCGGCTGATGCGAAAGAGGCGATTGCGTTCGCGGTTCTCGGATACGAGACGTTGCGCGAGCGCATCGCCAACGTGCCCGCGGCGACCGGAGCGAGTCGCGGCGTCGTGCTCGGCGCGATCGCGCCGCGCCGATTGCGCGACCTGCTCGCGAAAGTCGCGGGCGAATGCGGTGCTCGGACGTGA
- a CDS encoding serine hydrolase domain-containing protein, with the protein MKSADRVLREACGTEFTAAVARVERRGRPVFERAYGATRDDERARPVFADTLFDLASLTKLFVSTLVLELVAAGRLELDAPLTGALPEWIGTPHAAITARMLLSHTSGMNSGADYRAILDENVESFALRAPLLARPGERVIYSDLGFIALGTVLERTAGRSLAALVAQRFPSSVRYRPAATLRSQIPATEDDGWRGRVQGFVHDEKAHLMGGVAGHAGLFGTAADVGALTEIYLGTLHGRGRYAIGERLVREAVTERAYDPVLRRGLGWALKTSDENSCGAHMDAATFGHTGFVGTSVWADPARDLQGVLLTNAVYFGRNDIRDLRARFYDAIVAEHGA; encoded by the coding sequence GTGAAGAGCGCGGATCGCGTATTGCGCGAGGCATGCGGAACGGAGTTCACCGCGGCGGTGGCGCGCGTCGAGCGTCGCGGCCGGCCGGTTTTCGAACGGGCCTACGGCGCGACTCGCGACGACGAACGCGCGCGTCCCGTCTTCGCGGACACGCTCTTCGATCTCGCATCGCTGACGAAGCTCTTCGTTTCGACGCTCGTGCTCGAGCTCGTCGCCGCCGGTCGCTTGGAACTGGACGCGCCGTTGACCGGCGCCCTTCCCGAATGGATCGGCACGCCGCACGCCGCGATCACCGCGCGCATGCTCCTCTCGCACACGTCGGGCATGAACTCGGGCGCCGATTATCGCGCGATTCTCGACGAGAACGTCGAGTCGTTCGCGCTGCGCGCGCCGCTGCTCGCGCGGCCGGGCGAACGTGTTATCTATAGCGATCTTGGATTCATCGCGCTCGGCACAGTCCTCGAGCGTACGGCCGGCCGTTCTCTCGCCGCTCTGGTCGCGCAGAGATTCCCGTCTTCGGTCCGTTACCGTCCGGCCGCGACGCTGCGCTCGCAGATTCCCGCGACCGAAGACGATGGCTGGCGCGGTCGCGTGCAAGGCTTCGTTCACGATGAGAAGGCGCACCTCATGGGCGGCGTCGCGGGGCACGCGGGCCTCTTCGGTACCGCGGCGGACGTCGGCGCGCTGACCGAGATCTACCTCGGGACGCTGCACGGTCGCGGCCGGTACGCGATCGGCGAACGGCTCGTGCGCGAGGCCGTCACGGAACGAGCCTACGATCCCGTCCTGCGGCGTGGTCTCGGCTGGGCGTTGAAGACGAGCGATGAGAATTCGTGCGGCGCGCATATGGACGCCGCGACGTTCGGCCATACCGGCTTCGTCGGCACGAGCGTCTGGGCCGACCCCGCGCGCGACCTTCAAGGCGTGCTGCTGACCAACGCCGTCTACTTCGGCCGCAACGACATCCGGGATCTGCGAGCGCGATTCTACGATGCGATCGTCGCCGAGCATGGCGCCTGA
- the nagZ gene encoding beta-N-acetylhexosaminidase: MSAAGDLARGVVMAGIDATAIDDRLPRVGGYLLFNRDDATIGEIRALTDELRERHGGNVLIAIDQEGGRVARLRRGVEAIPPMMALGATGDAGLARRAGEQIAFDLRRAGCTLDFAPVLDLALEPESVVMGNRCFGSDPHLVAMLGAAFGSGLRSGGVLPCYKHFPGHGATAVDSHDALPVIEAGAATLLARDLVPFAAVASDAPAMMSAHVLVTAFDSERPATFSRRIAGDLLRGELGFRGALVTDCLEMQAAARDSGAVDALAAGADLLVFSHDPERALAAVAAIEAAVEAGRVPLERLQEAYARVARLRDAGAMPIALGEFAPHPGIGREIGRRAVTTLRGVPHADPVAAIAVAFGGATALRREAPALDEVVAAGDPAPEETDAALARIERSGRRPLVLARGADRHPARAGAIARILDAYPDAVVVAFERAGAPVFTRARHLLLVYGDDAASIGGLADAIFSTGPS; encoded by the coding sequence GTGAGCGCGGCCGGCGATCTCGCACGCGGCGTCGTCATGGCCGGCATCGACGCCACGGCGATCGACGATCGGCTCCCGCGCGTGGGCGGCTACCTGCTCTTTAACCGCGATGACGCGACGATCGGCGAGATACGCGCGCTGACCGACGAACTGCGAGAGCGCCACGGGGGGAACGTGCTGATCGCGATCGATCAAGAAGGCGGCCGCGTCGCCCGCCTCCGTCGAGGCGTCGAAGCGATCCCGCCGATGATGGCGCTCGGCGCGACCGGCGATGCCGGCCTCGCTCGGCGCGCCGGCGAGCAAATCGCCTTCGATCTGCGGCGCGCGGGCTGCACGCTGGACTTCGCGCCGGTGCTCGATCTCGCGCTCGAGCCGGAGAGCGTCGTGATGGGCAATCGCTGCTTCGGATCCGATCCGCATCTCGTGGCGATGCTCGGCGCCGCATTCGGAAGCGGCCTGCGCAGCGGCGGCGTGCTCCCATGCTACAAGCACTTTCCCGGGCATGGAGCGACCGCCGTCGATTCGCACGACGCGCTGCCCGTGATCGAGGCCGGCGCTGCGACGCTGCTCGCGCGCGATCTCGTGCCGTTCGCCGCGGTCGCATCGGATGCGCCGGCGATGATGAGCGCGCACGTGCTCGTCACGGCATTCGATTCGGAGCGCCCGGCAACGTTTTCGCGCCGGATCGCCGGCGATCTATTGCGCGGCGAGCTCGGCTTTCGCGGCGCCCTCGTTACCGATTGTCTCGAGATGCAGGCGGCAGCGCGCGACTCCGGCGCGGTCGACGCGCTGGCGGCTGGGGCCGATCTGCTCGTCTTCAGCCACGATCCCGAGCGCGCGCTCGCGGCCGTCGCCGCAATCGAAGCGGCGGTCGAGGCGGGACGCGTTCCGCTCGAACGGCTGCAAGAGGCGTACGCGCGCGTCGCGCGGTTGCGTGACGCCGGAGCGATGCCGATCGCGCTCGGCGAGTTCGCGCCTCATCCGGGAATCGGCCGCGAGATCGGCAGGCGCGCAGTCACGACGCTGCGCGGCGTGCCGCACGCCGATCCGGTTGCGGCGATCGCCGTTGCGTTCGGCGGCGCGACCGCGCTCCGCCGAGAGGCGCCGGCGCTCGACGAGGTCGTTGCGGCCGGCGATCCCGCTCCGGAGGAGACGGATGCCGCGCTCGCGCGAATCGAGCGGAGCGGACGCCGTCCGCTCGTTCTCGCGCGGGGAGCGGATCGTCATCCGGCACGAGCCGGCGCGATCGCGCGGATCCTCGATGCGTATCCCGACGCGGTCGTCGTCGCGTTCGAGCGCGCCGGCGCGCCCGTCTTCACGCGAGCGCGCCATCTGCTGCTCGTCTACGGCGACGACGCCGCCTCGATCGGCGGCCTCGCCGACGCGATCTTCAGCACCGGACCCTCGTGA
- a CDS encoding ABC transporter ATP-binding protein: MLSTDALVVSFPDAAHRSLDGVSIEVPDGETLAVVGPSGAGKSTLLRVIAGLLRPNSGDVRIDGVSISATPPQDRRIALVFQDDALFANMTVRDNLRFALRRGRDEPRVEETAVAFHVAVHLDRRPRRLSGGERQRVSIARALLSDPAALLLDEPLAHVDPSLRRSVRDEVIGVRQRFGGPILYVTHDHVEAMSVGNTLAVMIDGRIEDAGDPQRVYDRPGTLAVARSLGERPMNLFEHDGAIVGIRPERVRVAPDGVLAGSVTRRESAGADAYLDVATARGTLAVRVAAGLDARAGDSVTLDLPLEALRRFDRSTGKAIA; encoded by the coding sequence GTGCTCTCGACCGACGCGCTCGTCGTATCGTTTCCCGACGCAGCGCATCGCTCGCTCGACGGCGTTTCGATCGAGGTGCCCGACGGAGAGACCCTCGCGGTCGTCGGTCCCTCCGGCGCGGGAAAGAGCACGCTCCTGCGCGTGATCGCCGGCTTGCTGCGGCCGAACTCCGGCGACGTTCGCATAGACGGCGTCTCGATCTCCGCCACGCCGCCGCAGGATCGCCGGATCGCGCTCGTCTTTCAAGACGACGCGCTCTTCGCGAACATGACCGTACGCGACAACCTTCGCTTCGCGCTGCGCCGCGGCCGCGACGAGCCGCGCGTCGAGGAGACCGCGGTCGCGTTCCACGTCGCGGTCCATCTCGATCGGCGGCCTCGCCGGCTCTCCGGCGGCGAGCGTCAGCGCGTCTCCATCGCGCGCGCGCTGCTCTCCGACCCCGCTGCGCTGCTGCTCGACGAGCCGCTCGCGCACGTGGACCCCTCGCTGCGCCGCTCCGTGCGCGACGAGGTGATCGGCGTCCGCCAGCGCTTCGGAGGCCCGATCCTCTACGTCACGCACGACCACGTCGAGGCGATGAGCGTCGGAAACACGCTCGCTGTGATGATCGACGGGCGCATCGAAGACGCCGGCGATCCGCAGCGCGTCTACGACCGGCCCGGCACCCTCGCCGTCGCGCGCTCTCTGGGCGAGCGCCCGATGAATCTCTTCGAGCACGATGGCGCGATCGTCGGCATCCGCCCCGAGCGCGTCCGCGTCGCTCCCGACGGCGTGCTCGCCGGAAGCGTTACCCGGCGCGAGAGCGCCGGAGCCGACGCATATCTCGACGTTGCGACTGCGCGCGGGACGCTCGCGGTCCGCGTGGCCGCCGGGCTCGACGCGCGCGCCGGCGACTCGGTGACGCTCGACCTTCCGCTCGAAGCGTTGCGGCGCTTCGATCGCTCGACGGGAAAGGCGATCGCGTGA
- a CDS encoding aspartyl protease family protein: MGFAARTGLLFALALGTLGANGNDNDVVRLLERMRAAAGPVWQSHLVSVSRLTLGGAQNVVSSDSAGLRITVRHCTGELCNGTYFDGDHLYSVGINGTTLAQSLEPEPFLRALRLVASLSFLSPSFLSHGGRLGDASTATFAGKAYRTIVVGDTKSVPLRLYVDEQSALVRVAREVNGNETFEYRNYRRVGGFTLPFEVLHDGQLFERYDDRAAVSSAFAPPHGLLPSFRGPPAPVPTDPKSVTPIVDCSVAGVASRCLVDSGNSGLSISSELASRLGAAVVGNYEVRGLGGYATQVVRAGPLRVGNATYGDAYYFVLNDLRRYGYDVVLGADVLAATVVQIDSEAHSIRLGAAPLRNAIALPLSFRNFIPVASVGLGTVDAALAVDTGDESNINLSYDFYQKHPGLFTVTQRSFVGGIGGSSVELIGEIPAVGLGGYRTGPQRIGTTQTLAGTASGHLGAAFLQQFLVQLDYAAAELRLVPRGP, from the coding sequence ATGGGTTTCGCCGCGCGGACCGGTTTGCTCTTCGCGCTCGCTTTGGGCACGCTCGGAGCGAACGGGAACGACAACGACGTCGTTCGCCTGCTCGAGCGAATGCGAGCGGCCGCGGGACCGGTCTGGCAGAGCCATCTGGTCTCCGTCTCGAGGCTGACGCTCGGCGGCGCGCAGAACGTCGTCTCGAGCGACAGCGCCGGCCTGCGCATCACCGTGCGTCACTGCACCGGCGAGCTCTGTAACGGGACGTACTTCGACGGCGACCATCTCTACTCGGTCGGCATCAACGGAACGACGCTGGCGCAGTCGCTCGAACCCGAACCTTTCCTGCGCGCGCTCCGTCTCGTCGCCTCGCTCTCGTTCCTCTCGCCGAGCTTCCTCTCTCACGGCGGCCGCTTGGGCGACGCCTCGACCGCGACGTTCGCCGGCAAGGCCTATCGCACGATCGTCGTCGGCGATACGAAGTCGGTACCGTTGCGTCTCTACGTCGACGAGCAGAGCGCCCTCGTCCGCGTCGCTCGCGAGGTCAACGGCAACGAAACGTTCGAATATCGTAACTACCGGCGCGTCGGAGGATTCACGCTGCCGTTCGAAGTGCTCCACGACGGTCAACTCTTCGAGCGCTACGACGACCGCGCCGCCGTCTCGTCCGCGTTCGCCCCGCCGCACGGCCTGCTGCCGAGCTTTCGCGGCCCGCCGGCGCCCGTTCCGACCGACCCGAAGTCGGTCACCCCGATCGTGGATTGCAGCGTCGCCGGCGTCGCGTCGCGATGCCTCGTGGACTCCGGCAACTCGGGCCTCTCGATAAGTTCGGAGTTGGCGAGCCGGCTCGGCGCCGCGGTCGTCGGCAACTATGAGGTGCGCGGGCTCGGCGGCTACGCCACGCAGGTCGTGCGCGCGGGGCCGCTGCGCGTCGGAAACGCCACGTACGGCGACGCCTATTACTTCGTTCTCAACGACCTGCGGCGCTACGGCTACGACGTCGTTCTCGGCGCCGACGTTCTCGCCGCAACGGTCGTTCAGATCGACTCGGAGGCGCACTCGATCCGCTTGGGTGCCGCGCCGCTGCGCAACGCGATCGCCCTCCCGCTCTCCTTCCGGAACTTCATTCCGGTCGCCAGCGTCGGGCTCGGCACCGTCGACGCGGCGCTCGCGGTGGACACGGGCGACGAATCGAACATCAATCTCTCGTACGATTTCTATCAGAAGCACCCGGGGCTCTTCACCGTCACGCAGCGCAGCTTCGTCGGCGGCATCGGCGGGAGCAGCGTCGAGTTGATCGGTGAGATTCCCGCAGTGGGGCTCGGCGGCTACCGCACCGGCCCGCAACGCATCGGAACGACCCAGACGCTGGCGGGAACCGCCTCCGGACATCTCGGCGCCGCGTTTTTGCAGCAGTTCCTCGTGCAGCTCGATTACGCCGCCGCCGAATTGCGGTTGGTGCCGCGAGGCCCCTGA